One window from the genome of Rufibacter tibetensis encodes:
- a CDS encoding acyl-CoA desaturase: MIIILFFVAHWYLSLFVQTFYLHRYAAHKMFTMNVFWEKFFFLLTYLSQGSSYLSPRAYAIMHRMHHAFSDTERDPHSPHFSSNAFTMMWKTKNIYNDFLNKRVEPEMRFDGNYPVWRLVENIGDHWGSRLAWGVIYVLIYINYAQYWWMYLLLPLHFLMGPIHGAIVNWSGHKYGYQNFDNNDKSRNSLFFDFLTGGELFQNNHHKLPNRVNFGVKWWELDPTYPVIWTLDKIGIIKLKKAVS, translated from the coding sequence ATGATTATCATCCTCTTCTTTGTAGCACACTGGTACCTTTCGCTTTTTGTGCAGACCTTTTACCTGCACCGCTACGCCGCTCACAAAATGTTCACCATGAATGTGTTCTGGGAGAAATTCTTTTTCCTGTTGACGTATCTGAGCCAAGGTTCTTCCTACCTATCGCCCAGAGCATACGCCATCATGCACCGCATGCACCACGCCTTTTCAGACACTGAGCGTGACCCCCATTCTCCGCACTTCTCCAGCAATGCTTTCACCATGATGTGGAAGACCAAGAATATCTACAATGATTTCTTGAACAAGCGCGTGGAACCGGAGATGCGTTTTGATGGCAACTACCCGGTTTGGCGCTTGGTAGAAAACATTGGTGACCATTGGGGCTCGCGGTTAGCCTGGGGCGTTATTTACGTGCTCATCTACATCAATTATGCACAATACTGGTGGATGTATTTGTTACTTCCGTTGCACTTCCTGATGGGGCCTATCCATGGTGCCATTGTAAACTGGAGCGGCCACAAATACGGGTACCAGAACTTTGACAACAATGACAAGTCTAGAAACTCACTTTTCTTTGACTTCTTAACCGGTGGCGAGCTTTTCCAGAACAATCACCACAAATTGCCTAACCGTGTGAACTTCGGGGTGAAGTGGTGGGAACTGGACCCTACCTATCCGGTGATCTGGACGTTAGACAAAATTGGCATCATCAAATTGAAGAAAGCGGTAAGCTAA
- a CDS encoding RluA family pseudouridine synthase encodes MDNAILSSLFSPKQLKNRMPASAALDVLFEDNHILVVNKPSGVLVQGDETGDVPLSELAKEYVKQKYQKPGNVFMGVVHRLDRPVSGVVLLAKTSKALSRLNEQFRLHKTRKVYWALTQRAPNPENGTLVHWLVKDAERNTTKALTSEKPGSQRAELSYSLLKSTGGKHLVEVRPVTGRPHQIRVQLASLKCPILGDLRYGAPEPMPNKSICLHARELGFEHPVLKTWVTVQAPPPPIFVWQPFQP; translated from the coding sequence ATGGACAACGCTATCCTTTCCAGCCTCTTTTCTCCAAAACAGCTTAAAAACAGGATGCCCGCTTCTGCCGCCCTTGACGTACTCTTTGAGGACAACCATATTCTGGTGGTTAACAAGCCAAGCGGGGTGCTGGTGCAAGGTGATGAGACCGGAGATGTGCCGCTTTCAGAACTGGCCAAAGAATACGTAAAACAGAAGTACCAGAAACCTGGCAACGTCTTCATGGGTGTAGTGCATCGCCTGGACCGTCCAGTAAGCGGGGTGGTATTACTGGCGAAAACATCCAAAGCGCTCAGCAGATTAAATGAGCAGTTTCGGCTTCACAAAACCAGGAAGGTCTACTGGGCTCTTACCCAGCGGGCACCCAATCCTGAGAACGGAACCTTGGTCCACTGGCTGGTGAAAGATGCTGAACGCAACACTACTAAAGCCCTGACAAGTGAAAAACCCGGCAGCCAGCGGGCCGAGCTCAGCTATTCATTATTGAAAAGCACAGGTGGCAAGCACTTGGTGGAAGTACGGCCGGTTACCGGAAGGCCGCATCAGATTCGCGTGCAGTTAGCTTCTTTGAAGTGCCCCATCCTGGGTGACCTTAGATATGGCGCTCCAGAACCCATGCCTAACAAAAGCATCTGCCTACACGCGCGGGAACTTGGTTTCGAGCATCCGGTTCTTAAAACATGGGTTACGGTACAGGCCCCTCCTCCTCCTATATTTGTGTGGCAACCCTTCCAGCCCTGA
- a CDS encoding putative LPS assembly protein LptD — MNQKRSLLFLAIALFYGLVFFISIEGSAQVRPTRSDSLVVTPSDTTNAKAKGDIETTINYKAKDSIRYDAVSQIMYLYGDAHIDYGEVALDAAFIQINWKTNIIDAEGMVDSAGVLQNKPLFKNGAETYQAERMSYNYKSKKGRVIGAVTTQGEGYIHAETIKRDAEGSVYGRHARYTTCDLEHPHFYIKATKMKVIPNDRVIAGPFHLVFADVPTPIGLPFGFFPSPRKRGSGVIIPTFGESNQQGFYLREGGFYWAMNEYMDMRITGDIYSLGGYGARLQSTYTKRYKFSGNFSLSHTFIKATENIGAGVTTDNVYNYSSDSRDIWISWSHQPVTRPGKGQFSASVNAGSQFYNQRNSTSPQNALSPAFNSTVSYRKSSPNSPINYGVTISQSQRTLIQRSETGETTPVQAMSFTLPDFSFGVASQSPIEWFGGTLTGRWIEGIRIGYNLNARQFVSNNISTGSSLGFPFSNSIGRDTVVAINGSNLAQIFRNARTSINHDIPITLGTVSLFKYFKLTPGVSYSESWFTKKYNYRNVPGSNLLAADTLKGLHRTYQYQGGLSLTTNLYGIAQIKGKKIEAIRHTFTPNLSYSFRPDFGNPEFGFYQRVQRDSLGNTQLLSRFQGLEGNVPGPGLSSALSFSVSNNVEMKMKTDSAGVFKKVSLIDAFNFSGSYNMAADSFKLSNINVNLSTKLFNNVGVTLSGSFDPYQYVNGTRRNVYLLEEGGFKLARLMNLNFNTGFEFNQQARKQQAASGAAPPTNLPALQRTVTAADYVEFNIPWTLTVDLTSNFTRDVLTNKLVNNATTAGFNGSVTLTEKWAVNYTTSYDLKNRVLSYTNVGIVRDLHCWQMSIDWVPFGVLQRYSININAKSSLLQDLRIRRSSSATGRPY; from the coding sequence TTGAATCAGAAGAGATCCCTCCTGTTTTTGGCAATTGCCCTCTTTTATGGGCTTGTCTTTTTTATCAGCATAGAGGGAAGCGCGCAAGTCCGCCCCACCCGTTCTGACTCTCTGGTAGTCACCCCTTCAGATACTACCAACGCCAAAGCCAAGGGCGATATTGAGACCACAATCAATTATAAAGCCAAAGATTCTATTCGCTATGATGCCGTGAGTCAAATCATGTACCTGTACGGCGATGCCCATATTGATTATGGCGAGGTGGCCCTGGATGCGGCCTTTATCCAGATTAACTGGAAAACAAATATTATAGACGCTGAAGGCATGGTAGACTCAGCCGGAGTGCTCCAGAACAAACCGCTTTTCAAGAACGGGGCAGAAACGTACCAGGCCGAGCGGATGAGCTATAACTATAAAAGCAAGAAAGGCCGCGTAATTGGGGCAGTCACCACCCAGGGTGAAGGCTACATCCACGCGGAAACCATTAAACGCGATGCCGAGGGAAGCGTGTACGGAAGACACGCCCGCTACACCACCTGCGACCTGGAACACCCCCACTTTTACATAAAGGCCACCAAAATGAAAGTGATTCCCAATGACCGTGTCATTGCCGGACCTTTTCACCTGGTGTTTGCCGATGTCCCCACTCCCATTGGCTTGCCGTTCGGGTTCTTTCCCTCGCCGCGTAAAAGAGGTTCCGGGGTTATCATTCCAACTTTTGGCGAATCAAACCAGCAAGGCTTCTACCTGCGCGAGGGTGGTTTCTACTGGGCCATGAACGAGTACATGGACATGCGCATTACCGGTGACATTTACTCACTGGGCGGCTACGGCGCCCGTCTACAGTCTACTTACACCAAGCGTTACAAATTCAGCGGTAACTTCTCTCTAAGCCACACTTTCATAAAAGCCACTGAAAACATAGGGGCTGGCGTTACCACAGACAATGTTTATAACTACAGCTCAGATTCCCGTGACATCTGGATTAGCTGGAGCCACCAACCAGTAACCCGTCCGGGCAAGGGACAGTTCTCTGCCAGTGTGAACGCCGGTAGCCAGTTCTACAACCAACGTAACTCCACTAGTCCTCAAAATGCGTTGTCACCGGCTTTTAACTCAACGGTATCTTACCGCAAGAGCAGCCCTAACTCTCCAATTAACTACGGGGTAACTATTTCTCAAAGCCAGAGAACTTTGATACAGCGCAGTGAAACCGGAGAAACAACGCCTGTGCAGGCCATGAGCTTTACCCTGCCGGATTTCAGTTTTGGGGTAGCGAGCCAAAGCCCTATTGAATGGTTTGGCGGCACGTTGACTGGCCGCTGGATTGAAGGCATCAGGATTGGCTATAACCTGAACGCCCGTCAGTTTGTCTCTAACAACATTTCTACGGGCTCAAGTTTAGGCTTTCCCTTCTCTAACAGCATAGGCCGGGACACTGTGGTGGCCATCAATGGCTCTAACCTAGCGCAAATTTTCAGAAACGCCCGCACCAGCATTAACCATGACATTCCTATCACGCTAGGTACGGTAAGTCTATTCAAGTATTTCAAACTGACGCCGGGCGTGAGTTACAGTGAAAGCTGGTTCACCAAGAAATACAACTACCGCAATGTTCCGGGGTCAAACCTGTTGGCAGCCGATACCCTGAAAGGCCTGCACCGAACCTACCAATACCAGGGTGGGCTTTCACTTACCACCAACTTGTACGGCATAGCCCAGATCAAAGGCAAGAAGATTGAAGCCATCCGGCACACCTTCACTCCTAACCTTTCTTATTCTTTCCGTCCAGATTTCGGGAACCCTGAGTTTGGTTTTTACCAGCGGGTACAGCGTGATAGTTTAGGAAACACCCAGTTGCTTTCCCGCTTCCAGGGCTTGGAAGGAAACGTACCTGGGCCGGGCTTGAGCAGCGCGCTTTCCTTCTCGGTGAGCAACAACGTGGAGATGAAAATGAAGACCGATAGCGCCGGAGTCTTCAAGAAAGTGAGCTTGATTGATGCTTTCAACTTCTCCGGCTCTTACAACATGGCCGCCGACTCGTTCAAGCTCTCCAACATCAACGTGAACTTGTCTACCAAGCTGTTCAACAACGTGGGGGTGACGCTTTCTGGTAGCTTTGACCCTTACCAGTATGTGAACGGGACTAGAAGAAACGTGTACTTATTGGAAGAGGGAGGATTTAAACTAGCCCGGTTAATGAACCTAAACTTTAACACCGGGTTTGAGTTTAACCAGCAGGCCCGCAAACAACAAGCCGCCTCAGGAGCTGCTCCGCCCACCAACCTACCTGCTTTACAGCGCACCGTTACCGCGGCAGATTACGTGGAGTTCAACATCCCCTGGACCCTCACCGTTGATTTAACCTCCAACTTCACCAGAGACGTACTCACGAACAAGTTGGTCAACAACGCGACTACGGCAGGCTTCAACGGTTCAGTGACGCTTACAGAAAAATGGGCCGTCAACTACACCACCAGCTATGACCTTAAAAACCGGGTCCTGAGTTACACCAACGTAGGCATTGTGCGGGATTTGCACTGCTGGCAAATGTCTATTGACTGGGTACCGTTTGGAGTGTTGCAGCGTTATTCCATTAACATTAACGCCAAATCATCGCTGCTCCAGGACTTGCGCATCAGGCGCAGCAGCAGCGCCACCGGGCGACCTTATTAA
- a CDS encoding N-acetylmuramoyl-L-alanine amidase family protein — MKNIVSLTIFAFLLFSSFTTFERKEVKVRTVVIDAGHGGKDTGCNGTSAREKDVALKVALKLGELIQENIPDVKVVYTRKDDRFVELIDRAGIANKNHADLFVSIHCNSGPSAAYGTETYTMGQHKSDGNLAVAKRENSVVLQEENYEKKYNGFNPNSPQNHILFSLFQSAYLDNSLRFAQKVEKEFKTKVGRSSRGVKQAGFLVLWKSAMPSTLIEIGFLTNPTEERFLNDKTNQTYMASGIYRAFRDYKRELEAMN; from the coding sequence GTGAAAAATATTGTCTCGCTTACCATCTTTGCTTTTTTACTGTTTAGTTCTTTCACCACGTTTGAGCGGAAGGAGGTTAAAGTGCGAACTGTGGTAATTGACGCCGGGCACGGCGGAAAAGACACGGGTTGTAACGGAACTTCGGCCCGGGAAAAAGATGTGGCTTTAAAGGTGGCCCTGAAACTTGGGGAACTCATTCAGGAGAATATTCCGGACGTAAAGGTGGTGTATACCCGCAAAGATGACCGGTTTGTAGAACTGATTGACCGGGCCGGCATAGCCAATAAAAACCACGCAGATCTGTTTGTTTCCATCCACTGCAACTCGGGCCCAAGCGCCGCTTACGGTACTGAGACCTATACCATGGGGCAACATAAATCTGACGGAAACCTGGCGGTTGCCAAACGGGAAAACTCAGTAGTGTTACAGGAAGAAAACTACGAGAAAAAATACAACGGCTTCAACCCAAACTCTCCACAAAACCACATTCTTTTTAGTTTATTCCAGAGTGCTTACCTAGACAACAGTCTTCGATTTGCTCAGAAAGTAGAGAAAGAGTTCAAGACCAAGGTAGGCCGGTCTAGCCGGGGGGTGAAACAGGCGGGCTTTTTGGTGCTATGGAAATCGGCAATGCCCAGCACGTTGATTGAAATCGGATTTTTGACGAACCCAACGGAAGAGAGGTTCCTCAACGATAAAACCAATCAAACGTATATGGCATCAGGCATATATCGC
- the panB gene encoding 3-methyl-2-oxobutanoate hydroxymethyltransferase yields the protein MSVQKREVKIVTTHQLQSMKVRGEKISMLTAYDFSMATLLDAAGTDVLLVGDSASNVMAGHETTLPITLDQMIYHASSVVRGVKRAFVVVDLPFGSYQGNSSEALRSAIRIMKESGAHGVKLEGGVEIKESITRILSAGVPVMGHLGLTPQSIYKFGTYSVRAKEEAEAEKLLSDARLLQELGCFAIVLEKIPSALAKRVSEELDIPIIGIGAGPHVDGQVLVIHDLLGITKEFKPRFLRRYAELHETITSAVSNYIQDVKSLNFPTEEEAY from the coding sequence ATGTCTGTTCAGAAACGCGAAGTAAAAATTGTAACCACCCACCAGTTGCAAAGCATGAAAGTGCGTGGCGAAAAAATATCAATGCTTACGGCTTATGATTTCTCCATGGCTACTTTGCTGGACGCAGCGGGTACAGATGTTTTACTGGTAGGAGACTCTGCTTCTAACGTGATGGCTGGCCATGAAACCACTTTACCCATCACCCTGGACCAGATGATCTATCACGCGTCTTCAGTGGTACGTGGCGTGAAGCGGGCTTTTGTAGTGGTAGACCTTCCGTTTGGCTCTTACCAGGGAAATTCTTCGGAAGCTCTGCGCTCTGCCATCCGGATCATGAAAGAATCTGGCGCCCACGGCGTGAAACTGGAAGGCGGCGTAGAAATTAAAGAATCCATTACCCGTATCCTTAGCGCGGGGGTTCCGGTCATGGGGCACTTAGGCCTTACCCCACAGTCTATCTATAAATTCGGCACTTACTCTGTGCGCGCCAAAGAAGAAGCCGAAGCTGAGAAGCTTCTCTCCGATGCCCGTTTGTTGCAGGAATTAGGCTGCTTTGCCATTGTGCTGGAGAAAATTCCATCTGCTTTGGCCAAGCGCGTTTCTGAGGAACTAGATATTCCAATCATTGGGATAGGCGCTGGTCCGCACGTTGATGGCCAGGTGCTGGTAATTCATGATCTGTTAGGAATCACCAAAGAGTTCAAGCCAAGGTTCCTGCGCCGCTACGCTGAACTTCATGAAACGATTACCAGTGCAGTGAGCAACTACATCCAGGACGTAAAATCGCTTAACTTCCCAACTGAGGAAGAAGCTTATTAA